The DNA sequence CAATAAATGATTTTCGATTTTTAATGAGAACCCCAAATAATGCTGGCTCTGTAATACCTAAAAGAGCTGAAATTGTTGCAGAAAGAATAATGGACTTCTCTGCTTTGCTCTTGGCTTTAAAGAACATGGCAAATGTAGCGCCTGCAATAGCCATGTTTGTCATAAACATCATAGGCATGAGCATGTCATAGCCTTTATCTGCGAAGTTCTGCAAGGCAATAGGTGTCATCGCGTGGTGCACTCCAAATACAATTTCAATCGGCCGCAATCCACCCATGACCACCCCTGCCAGAACAGGAGAAATATCGAATAATGATTGAACAATAAAGGCTAATCCCTTGCCGACATAACTTCCTAAAGGCCCAGAAACAATTAATGCAAAAGGCAAGCCAATCAGCAGCGTTAGTGTAGGGGTGAATACAGTTTTTAACACGCTAGGCATATACTTATCAACTAATCTGTGAATAAAACTTAATGCCCATATAGATAAAATGACAGGTATAACGTTTCCGGCATAGTTAATCACCGGTATTGGCAATCCTATAAAGTGAAATTGACTGACTTCTCCTAACTTAGCAGCATCATTCAAGGTTGGGTACATAAAGCCAGCTGCTATCGCAATAGCAAGATACTGATTGGTTTTGAATATTTTGGCGGCTGATGCCGCAATAAAAAATGGCAAGAAATAAAAGACACTGCTTGCAATTAAGTCCAAGATTTTTACCGTTTCTGTATCCGCTGACAAAACATTCAATGCAATTAAGCCTGCTATAATCCCTTTAACCATCCCTGCACCTGCGATTGCCGGAACAATGGGACCGAATACTCCTGAAACTACATCCAATAAGCGTGAGAAAAGACCCTTTTTCTTGTTACTTTCCTGCTCACTTTCGTCTATTTCATCAATACCCAGCTCTTCTACTAAAAGGGAGTAATACTTTTGGACATTTGTCCCCATTATGATTTGATATTGGTCGCTTTGCAGTTGTTCACCAATAACACCAGTTAATTGTTTAACCTTTTCATGCTGAATTAAGGAATCATCATATAAATCAAAACGCAGCCTTGTCATACAGTGCCAGGCTTTCTTTATATTCTCTTTTCCACCGACATGTTCGATGATATTTCTTACGGTATCTCTTTCTTTCACCTTT is a window from the Bacillus infantis NRRL B-14911 genome containing:
- a CDS encoding PTS transporter subunit EIIC, with the protein product MKERDTVRNIIEHVGGKENIKKAWHCMTRLRFDLYDDSLIQHEKVKQLTGVIGEQLQSDQYQIIMGTNVQKYYSLLVEELGIDEIDESEQESNKKKGLFSRLLDVVSGVFGPIVPAIAGAGMVKGIIAGLIALNVLSADTETVKILDLIASSVFYFLPFFIAASAAKIFKTNQYLAIAIAAGFMYPTLNDAAKLGEVSQFHFIGLPIPVINYAGNVIPVILSIWALSFIHRLVDKYMPSVLKTVFTPTLTLLIGLPFALIVSGPLGSYVGKGLAFIVQSLFDISPVLAGVVMGGLRPIEIVFGVHHAMTPIALQNFADKGYDMLMPMMFMTNMAIAGATFAMFFKAKSKAEKSIILSATISALLGITEPALFGVLIKNRKSFIGCSIGSAIAATFFAIMGVRIYGYILSSIVSLVAYVGPYFTYALIGIAIAIGTSFVITYFAVKNNKENPHSNFTLKEIG